The following proteins come from a genomic window of Miscanthus floridulus cultivar M001 chromosome 2, ASM1932011v1, whole genome shotgun sequence:
- the LOC136516350 gene encoding protein NO VEIN-like isoform X1: MSRRDHHQRPRLTHGYDPRAAAAAQFYGAASMPFPDPGAAALHGMNPYGFAPNPFFNNFLFQNPAALAAYQLQQQQAQVQAHHFASHAYHQAPTGNAKHRPIKPDAAAKPAPPGSQPQQQPPPGNQQAVLDRAQEAATKAREELVKGGEGVTVWKVAQAVLVALKADSWDSLSVQPQDVPLLRDLFLIEGKVNAFIHCYVAARKIVTVYDLEVEICKNEGVVQFEELGLGPFLQHPLVAHYFLVSADLSVVPKLSSEEIINVLLKFVDNCKKRITIVDFLNHLTEKKSVSGKEKLGVRVQSLGLHISLLQQAKQTEVSAAKLLGNMSGFGNSSREKDLLKNASFRTHKKALDKRFISLTNRIKQLPGINKHIHFDSTDDETNGDTGSEDGKSDDNDNKNDCSVLDKKDGDKRVNSCPYPSKTEELERLGLKSEINKRPSLENSKPKESGKKGKVSEKRKFEEIGSPSCSCKQPKKHQKLQKHEASPNCFLSIGKLENFVTTWKETCREHPVQQVLEMLANYYGRTPTEKKRIINFCSQYPGIGLLNVAVKSMGCGLLDSIYDVIQLASENNVSSSPLHNTTTEVMEIEPPSKENTGCTDGAHKKSEDKRTGHSVAIDDVIRRITEYIESNSKVSGDVTLQVRALNDCETWVTTQFSANQFSALGHGTFLEFLDKHCHQFRTALSSFLKEGTCNSSSLEVSVLQQQIEFLLCQAQSNWLEDGGFSEDSFVMLLKRQFPTISFNIVQDKSGGGVPGFIEGQKKDIQTNSLKFSISLLEKRWSGTLPSRHGNVDELGNNVAEKSYYCGTVCSREAINCLLRAPMLSDLHLWSHWDSLFAPTLGSFVHWLLNTGPIQELACIATTDGRFIRVDSSATVDQFLEAIIQRSPFQVAVKLLSVLYIYNGSTSTPMSLLKCYAQRAIKLIVDNNNDLMNAKSENKIFMPDEPQNLSSESSTCFAGQCQESSQVSSARLIKSDSLPNFDNTVHLIAKFVLDCLGHLPLEFRSLAADILLAGFRVVTKNWHAVMLHEATENGELCMLHDIGLSLGVVEWVEDCRRLCLTEEVHVQTEMHSSAKLASEGATHENSNMHISSDVNMMDERRQLFPGINDRVGIDNEDNKMLNPAGTEADIAELHTSRTSRMEETNLEEASLVIETIRREEFGLDQALSDTENSLLKKQHARLGRALHCLSQELYSQDSHLLLELVQNADDNTYPEDVEPTLAFILQENGIAVLNNERGFSAENIRALCDIGNSTKKGSNQGYIGNKGIGFKSVFRVTDAPEIHSNGFHVKFDITDGQIGFVLPTAVPPYSITSFSRMLAVEDDKDAHSLWNTCILLPFRSKFREGTGMCSIVSLFSDLHPSLLLFLHRLKCIKFKNLFDDTLLIMRREVLGDGIVRISHGIETMSWLVVSKRLQGTIVRHDVCTTEIAVAFTLQQTEKGDYEPYLKQQPVFAFLPLRNYGLKFILQGDFVLPSSREEVDADSAWNQWLLSEFPSLFVSAQESFCALPCFERCPGKAVTAFLSFIPLAGEVHGFFSQLPHLILSKLRLTRCMFLDGSTVRWVYPCNTLRGWDEQTKMLLSEGLLHEHLGLGYLSKDIVISDNLSRALGIHDYGPNILLDIISSICRIDGCIESLGLEWLCAWFVNLYLTLLSYSSRNVSSARSFEDVLLDKVRKIPCIPLSDGSFSSVSDGPIWLPYDVVSSIPECRSSIQNFPVLYGNLRTVSPNLLSACCKNKYLMEEVRINDLADMLQKIGVRKLSGHDIIKNHIMVSLRNGLDANVADRMIREYLSFIMVHLQSSCTSCNFEKEGIVSELRKSPIFLTNHGYKSPADEPIHFSKDYGNSVDVSRLLQNVEISWIELDSSYLTHHGSESSSFEWEKWRRFFEEMGVTDFVQVVKVEKSLSQVDSLLARGLSLADVSAKPCTMYDWESPELSRILSIFSSKRCRENCIYLVEVLDRFWDDYYSAKSTILTDATHCGENRAVESSFMKCIQSFKWIASRTDEDLHYPTDLFYDSENVRSLFGSVAPYAVPQVSSSSLKKAIGFKTEVSYCDALMVLKYWITSKVPFRASMSQMCKFYTFLSEGVADSKIDIKREFMSSPSIFTPLQRPRASEVIPGRFLAPENLYWHDPTGCSEITEDFVATKNRSMFPRRMLSAAYPNLCDFFTLTCGVPKAPTTSNYVEMLLQLSTIALPSQAANHVFCVFVRWAKYLQSESDKMNDILYLKESLQKLETTILPTSADKWVSLHSSFSLVCWVDDDELKQQFINSSDVYFIQFGDLSSEDKQMLYGRVASLMKSLGIQALSKVVYREAIFYGTSENREKVSLICWLLPYMQRYIYKMHRDTYINFQENDIMKISNLQVVVVDKLFHKYVLRGLESSSKKRFKCHCLLQGDTLYATQDADSHSVFLELSRIFFDGSPDLHFANFLHMIKTMAESGTHAEQIESFIVNNQNVPELPEHEAVWSFSSLSAANQGSANQGGADTQGIDFQPVREFSAPNHQKAAGMVSSWPLNHWRTAPIFRTPLINQHASMQEAKVNDAGPSSNLNMPAMYGHTEDSLLSVDLEGDWIIEEKPRTETTLLGDSSAEIFDEPQMAMSAEPFNAPAYLNLEEAGSSSPTVHVELTNFDEKLANLAEDKNQRPSDASQLRTGRLGEALVEKYFAKQLGSNNVRWVNDKIETGLPYDIVITHPEGFTEYVEVKTTVSSRKDWFDVSPREWQFALEKGDLFSIARVMLGTKKASIEMLKNPHKLYKQKVLRLGLLISRHIISSAAT; encoded by the exons ATGAGCCGCCGGGATCACCACCAGCGGCCTCGGCTCACCCACGGATACGaccctcgcgccgccgccgccgcgcaatTTTATGGCGCCGCCTCGATGCCGTTCCCCGACcccggcgcggcggcgctgcACGGGATGAACCCCTACGGCTTCGCCCCTAACCCCTTCTTCAATAACTTCCTCTTCCAGAACCCCGCTGCCCTAGCTGCCTACCaactccagcagcagcaggcgcaggTGCAGGCGCATCACTTCGCCTCCCATGCGTACCATCAAGCCCCTACCGGTAACGCCAAGCACCGCCCGATCAAACCCGACGCCGCTGCCAAACCTGCGCCGCCGGGCTcccagccgcagcagcagccgccaccGGGCAACCAGCAGGCCGTGCTCGACCGGGCGCAAGAGGCGGCGACGAAGGCTCGGGAGGAGCTCGTGAAGGGCGGGGAGGGCGTCACGGTGTGGAAGGTAGCGCAGGCGGTGCTCGTGGCGCTCAAGGCTGACTCGTGGGACTCCCTCAGCGTCCAGCCCCAGGATGTGCCACTCCTGCGGGACCTCTTCCTAATCGAGGGCAAG GTGAACGCATTCATACATTGCTATGTTGCAGCAAGAAAAATTGTAACGGTTTATGATCTGGAGGTTGAGATATGCAAGAATGAGGGGGTTGTACAATTTGAAGAGCTGGGTTTGGGACCTTTCCTTCAGCACCCGCTAGTTGCACATTATTTTTTAGTGTCGGCTGATTTGTCTGTGGTGCCTAAGCTTTCTAGTGAGGAGATTATCAATGTCCTGCTGAAATTTGTGGACAACTGTAAgaaaagaatcacaattgtagATTTCTTGAATCATCTTACAGAGAAAAAATCAGTCTCTGGGAAGGAAAAACTTGGTGTGCGGGTACAGAGCTTGGG GTTGCATATTTCCTTACTACAACAGGCCAAGCAAACAGAAGTGTCTGCTGCGAAGCTTCTAGGAAATATGAGTGGATTTGGTAATAGTAGTCGGGAGAAGGATTTGTTGAAAAATGCAAGTTTCCGTACTCACAAGAAGGCTTTGGACAAGAGGTTCATTTCTTTAACTAATCGTATAAAGCAGTTACCAGGCATCAATAAGCATATCCATTTTGATTCAACCGATGATGAAACTAATGGTGATACTGGTTCTGAGGATGGTAAATCTGATGACAATGATAATAAGAATGATTGTTCTGTTCTTGACAAAAAGGATGGTGATAAGCGTGTGAATAGCTGTCCATATCCGTCAAAAACTGAAGAACTGGAAAGGCTTGGATTGAAATCTGAAATTAATAAAAGGCCATCTTTAGAGAATAGCAAGCCAAAAGAGAGTGGAAAAAAAGGGAAAGTAAGTGAAAAAAGAAAGTTTGAAGAAATCGGGAGTCCTAGCTGTTCATGCAAGCAGCCTAAGAAGCATCAAAAGTTGCAAAAGCATGAAGCATCACCGAATTGTTTCCTAAGTATAGGTAAGCTGGAGAATTTTGTAACAACATGGAAGGAAACATGTCGTGAGCATCCAGTTCAACAG GTTCTGGAAATGTTAGCAAATTACTATGGAAGAACACCAACAGAGAAGAAGAGAATAATAAATTTCTGCTCACAGTACCCAGGCATTGGCCTTCTCAACGTTGCT GTTAAATCAATGGGATGTGGTCTGCTGGATAGCATTTACGATGTGATACAGCTTGCTAGTGAGAATAATGTATCTTCAAGCCCTCTTCATAACACCACCACCGAGGTTATGGAAATCGAGcctccaagtaaagaaaatactgGTTGTACTGATGGAGCCCATAAGAAGAGTGAAGACAAGAGGACTGGACATA GTGTTGCTATTGATGATGTCATCAGGAGGATAACGGAATATATTGAATCCAACAGTAAAGTCTCTGGTGATGTGACTTTGCAAGTGAGGGCACTTAATGATTGTGAAACATGGGTAACTACTCAATTTTCAGCAAATCAATTCAGTGCTCTTGGCCATGGGACATTCCTTGAGTTTTTGGACAAACATTGTCATCAGTTCCGAACTGCTTTGAGTAGTTTCTTGAAGGAGGGTACTTGTAATTCTTCATCTCTGGAAGTTTCTGTACTGCAGCAGCAAATTGAATTTTTACTCTGTCAAGCTCAGAGTAATTGGCTGGAAGATGGTGGCTTTTCAGAGGATAGTTTCGTGATGCTTCTTAAAAGGCAATTTCCAACAATAAGCTTTAATATCGTGCAAGACAAATCTGGTGGAGGAGTTCCTGGCTTCATTGAGGGGCAGAAGAAAGACATACAAACAAATAGTTTAAAATTTTCCATCTCTTTGTTGGAGAAACGGTGGTCTGGAACTTTGCCAAGTAGACATGGGAATGTTGATGAACTGGGGAACAATGTCGCTGAaaaatcttattattgtggtacaGTTTGCTCACGAGAGGCAATTAATTGTTTACTGAGGGCTCCTATGCTGTCTGATCTGCATCTTTGGTCCCATTGGGATTCGCTATTTGCTCCTACACTGGGCTCCTTTGTACATTGGTTGCTGAATACTGGTCCAATTCAAGAGCTAGCATGCATTGCGACCACAGACGGTAGGTTTATTAGAGTAGATTCATCAGCCACAGTTGACCAGTTTCTGGAAGCTATTATCCAACGCTCACCATTTCAAGTGGCAGTGAAACTGCTTTCAGTGCTATACATTTACAATGGTTCTACGAGCACCCCAATGTCATTGCTAAAATGTTATGCACAGCGAGCAATAAAGCTCATAGTAGATAACAACAATGATTTGATGAATGCTAAATCCGAAAACAAAATATTTATGCCTGACGAGCCCCAAAACCTAAGTAGTGAAAGCTCTACTTGTTTTGCTGGTCAGTGTCAAGAAAGCTCTCAGGTGTCTTCTGCAAGATTGATCAAGTCTGATAGCTTGCCAAACTTTGATAACACAGTTCATTTGATCGCAAAATTTGTACTTGATTGTCTTGGTCATCTACCTCTGGAATTCCGTAGTCTTGCAGCAGACATACTATTGGCAGGATTTCGGGTTGTTACTAAGAACTGGCATGCAGTTATGTTGCATGAAGCCACTGAAAACGGGGAGCTTTGCATGCTTCATGATATTGGCTTGTCACTTGGAGTTGTAGAATGGGTTGAAGATTGCCGTAGGTTGTGTTTAACTGAAGAAGTTCATGTGCAGACAGAAATGCATTCTTCTGCCAAGCTTGCATCTGAGGGAGCCACACATGAAAATTCTAACATGCATATTTCTAGTGATGTTAATATGATGGATGAGAGAAGACAATTGTTTCCTGGCATAAATGATCGGGTTGGTATAGATAATGAAGACAATAAGATGTTAAATCCTGCTGGAACGGAGGCAGATATTGCAGAACTACATACTAGCAGAACTTCCAGGATGGAAGAAACAAATCTTGAAGAAGCATCTCTTGTTATTGAGACTATACGTCGTGAAGAGTTTGGTCTGGATCAGGCACTAAGTGACACTGAGAATAGCTTGTTAAAGAAGCAGCATGCTCGACTTGGTAGAGCATTGCATTGCCTTTCGCAAGAACTATATTCCCAGGATTCTCATCTACTTCTTGAGCTT GTACAGAACGCTGACGACAATACATATCCTGAGGATGTTGAACCAACATTAGCATTCATTCTCCAAGAGAATGGTATTGCTGTTCTAAACAATGAGAGGGGCTTCTCTGCTGAGAACATTAGAGCACTCTGTGATATTGGTAACTCGACAAAGAAAGGATCAAACCAGGGTTATATTGGAAATAAAGGCATTGGATTTAAATCAGTTTTCCGG GTAACTGATGCTCCGGAGATCCATTCAAATGGTTTCCATGTGAAATTTGATATCACAGATGGCCAGATTGGTTTTGTGTTGCCAACTGCAGTTCCACCTTACAGTATCACTTCTTTTAGTAGAATGTTAGCCGTTGAAGATGACAAGGATGCCCATTCGTTGTGGAACACTTGCATTTTACTTCCCTTCAGATCAAAATTTAGGGAGGGCACTGGTATGTGCTCCATTGTGTCTTTGTTTTCAGATCTGCACCCATCTCTACTGCTGTTCCTTCATCGACTAAAATGTATCAAGTTTAAGAATTTGTTTGATGACACACTTCTGATTATGAGAAGGGAGGTTCTTGGTGATGGCATTGTGAGAATCTCGCATGGGATTGAGACAATGAGTTGGTTGGTGGTCAGTAAGAGGTTACAAGGTACCATTGTGCGGCATGATGTGTGCACCACAGAGATAGCTGTGGCATTTACTTTGCAGCAGACTGAGAAAGGAGACTATGAACCTTACTTGAAGCAGCAACCTGTGTTTGCTTTTCTTCCTCTAAGGAATTACGGTCTTAAATTCATTCTTCAAGGAGATTTTGTTTTACCATCTTCCAGAGAGGAAGTGGATGCAGATAGTGCATGGAACCAGTGGTTGTTGTCTGAATTCCCTTCTTTGTTTGTCAGTGCCCAAGAATCCTTTTGTGCTCTTCCCTGTTTTGAGAGGTGCCCTGGAAAAGCTGTCACAGCCTTCTTGAGTTTTATTCCTCTAGCAGGAGAGGTCCATGGATTCTTCAGCCAGCTTCCTCACTTGATCCTTTCCAAGTTGCGTCTGACCCGCTGCATGTTTTTGGATGGCTCTACTGTGCGATGGGTCTATCCATGCAATACGCTTAGGGGTTGGGATGAACAAACTAAAATGCTATTGTCCGAAGGCTTACTTCATGAACATCTTGGTCTTGGTTACCTCTCAAAAGATATTGTTATATCTGATAATTTATCAAGGGCCCTAGGTATTCATGACTATGGACCAAACATTTTGCTAGATATCATCTCATCTATTTGCCGAATTGATGGTTGTATTGAGTCATTGGGCCTGGAATGGCTGTGTGCTTGGTTTGTTAACCTTTATCTGACGCTGCTGTCTTATTCTTCTCGAAATGTTTCCTCAGCAAGAAGCTTCGAAGATGTTCTTTTGGATAAAGTTAGGAAAATACCATGCATCCCACTTTCAGATGGTTCATTTAGCTCTGTTTCAGATGGTCCTATATGGTTGCCATATGATGTTGTCAGTTCCATTCCTGAATGCAGAAGTAGCATTCAGAATTTTCCAGTTCTATATGGTAATCTTCGAACTGTAAGTCCAAATCTTCTCTCTGCATGCTGCAAAAATAAATACCTCATGGAGGAAGTCAGAATAAATGATCTGGCAGACATGCTCCAAAAGATTGGGGTGCGAAAGTTGTCTGGGCATGACATTATTAAAAATCACATCATGGTGTCCTTGCGTAACGGTTTAGATGCTAATGTGGCTGATAGAATGATTAGAGAGTATTTGAGCTTTATTATGGTTCATCTTCAGTCTTCTTGCACCAGCTGTAACTTTGAAAAAGAAGGGATAGTGTCAGAACTACGGAAGAGTCCTATCTTCCTTACAAACCATGGATACAAGAGCCCAGCTGATGAACCAATTCACTTCAGTAAAGATTATGGAAATTCCGTGGACGTTAGCAGACTGCTTCAGAATGTAGAAATTAGTTGGATTGAACTTGATAGTAGCTATTTGACTCATCATGGTTCAGAGTCATCATCATTTGAATGGGAAAAATGGAGGCGATTTTTTGAAGAGATGGGTGTGACTGATTTTGTGCAGGTAGTGAAAGTTGAAAAAAGTTTATCCCAAGTTGATTCTCTTCTAGCAAGAGGCCTTTCTCTAGCTGATGTATCTGCAAAACCCTGTACCATGTATGACTGGGAGTCACCAGAATTATCTAGAATTTTATCGATATTTTCTTCAAAAAGATGCAGGGAAAATTGTATATATCTTGTGGAGGTTCTTGATAGATTCTGGGATGATTATTATAGTGCAAAATCTACAATCCTCACAGATGCTACACACTGTGGTGAAAACAGAGCAGTTGAGTCATCATTTATGAAGTGCATTCAAAGCTTCAAATGGATAGCATCAAGAACGGATGAGGATCTTCATTATCCAACAGATTTATTCTATGATTCTGAAAATGTCCGCTCTCTTTTTGGTAGTGTGGCTCCATATGCTGTACCACAG GTATCTAGCAGTTCACTTAAGAAGGCCATTGGGTTCAAAACAGAGGTATCCTACTGTGATGCATTGATGGTCCTGAAGTATTGGATAACGTCAAAGGTCCCCTTTAGAGCAAG CATGAGCCAGATGTGCAAATTCTATACCTTCTTGTCAGAAGGTGTGGCGGACTCAAAGATTGACATTAAACGGGAGTTCATGTCATCTCCCTCTATATTTACACCACTACAGCGTCCTCGGGCAAGTGAGGTTATTCCTGGAAGGTTTTTGGCTCCAGAAAACCTCTATTGGCATGACCCAACAGGATGCTCTGAAATAACCGAGGATTTCGTTGCAACGAAAAACAGAAGCATGTTCCCAAGAAGAATGCTGTCTGCAGCCTATCCAAACCTTTGTGATTTTTTTACTCTGACATGTGGTGTACCAAAGGCTCCAACAACATCAAATTATGTTGAGATGCTGCTACAGCTGTCAACCATTGCATTGCCTTCACAGGCAGCAAACCAT GTCTTTTGTGTATTTGTGAGATGGGCTAAGTATCTTCAGTCTGAAAGTGACAAGATGAATGATATATTGTACTTGAAAGAATCTCTTCAGAAATTAGAAACAACAATATTGCCCACCTCAGCCGATAAATGGGTCTCTCTACATTCTTCTTTTAGCCTTGTTTGCTGGGTAGATGATGATGAGTTGAAGCAACAGTTTATTAACTCTAGTGATGTTTACTTCATACAATTTGGTGACCTTTCTTCTGAGGATAAGCAAATGCTGTATGGAAGAGTTGCTTCTTTGATGAAAAGCTTAGGCATCCAAGCACTTTCAAAG GTTGTGTATCGTGAAGCAATATTTTATGGTACATCAGAGAACAGAGAAAAGGTTTCCTTGATTTGTTGGCTTTTGCCATACATGCAACGGTACATCTATAAGATGCATCGAGATACTTATATCAACTTCCAGGAAAACGACATCATGAAGATTAGCAATCTGCAAGTAGTAGTTGTTGACAAGTTATTCCACAAGTATGTACTGAGGGGACTTGAGAGTTCTTCTAAGAAAAGATTCAAATGTCATTGTCTTTTGCAG GGAGATACTCTATACGCAACACAAGATGCCGATTCACATTCAGTATTTTTGGAGCTTTCTAGAATTTTCTTTGATGGATCCCCTGATCTTCATTTTGCAAATTTTCTACACATGATCAAAACTATGGCTGAATCTGGCACCCATGCTGAGCAAATAGAGTCTTTTATCGTTAATAATCAGAATGTTCCTGAGTTACCTGAACATGAAGCTGTCTGGTCCTTCTCTTCCTTGTCTGCAGCCAACCAAGGTTCAGCCAACCAAGGTGGTGCTGATACCCAGGGGATTGATTTCCAACCTGTCCGTGAATTCAGTGCTCCCAATCATCAGAAGGCAGCAGGAATGGTTTCAAGTTGGCCTCTTAACCATTGGAGAACAGCACCCATCTTCAGAACACCTCTCATAAACCAGCATGCAAGCATGCAAGAGGCAAAGGTGAATGATGCTGGACCTTCATCAAACTTAAACATGCCTGCTATGTATGGACACACCGAAGATAGTTTGCTTTCTGTTGATCTTGAAGGGGATTGGATTATAGAAGAGAAACCAAGGACCGAAACTACATTGCTTGGAGATAGTTCAGCGGAAATCTTTGATGAGCCTCAGATGGCGATGTCTGCTGAACCTTTCAATGCACCTGCTTATTTGAACTTGGAGGAGGCTGGAAGTTCAAGCCCAACGGTACATGTTGAGTTAACAAATTTCGATGAGAAACTGGCCAATCTTGCAGAAGACAAGAATCAGCGGCCTTCAGATGCAAGCCAGTTAAGAACAGGGAGGCTTGGTGAAGCACTGGTCGAGAAATATTTTGCCAAACAGCTAGGTTCCAACAATGTTAGGTGGGTGAACGACAAAATTGAAACCGGACTGCCTTATGATATTGTTATAACACACCCAGAGGGTTTCACAGAGTATGTGGAGGTTAAAACAACTGTATCTTCAAGAAAAGATTGGTTTGACGTCTCACCAAGGGAATGGCAGTTTGCCTTGGAGAAAGGGGATTTATTTAGCATTGCTCGTGTCATGTTAGGTACAAAGAAAGCAAGTATAGAAATGTTAAAAAACCCACACAAGCTTTATAAGCAGAAAGTATTGCGGCTTGGTCTCCTGATATCCAGACACATAATCTCGTCAGCAGCGACCTAG